One Pseudanabaena sp. BC1403 genomic region harbors:
- a CDS encoding peptidoglycan-binding domain-containing protein codes for PPTAVADPGLVMEIQRGLTNMAFSNVSIDGIAGEETRSAIRRFERHYDLPVTGEPSIAVLKKLKLIGAL; via the coding sequence CCCCCCCACTGCCGTGGCCGATCCGGGGCTCGTGATGGAAATCCAGCGCGGCCTCACCAACATGGCTTTCAGCAATGTCAGCATTGATGGCATAGCCGGCGAGGAAACCCGCTCAGCCATCCGCCGTTTCGAACGCCACTATGATCTGCCCGTCACCGGCGAGCCCAGCATCGCGGTGTTGAAGAAACTGAAGCTGATCGGCGCCCTCTGA